The DNA segment AAATATCCCTACGATTTTCTCCGTCGCAGAGCAGCATGTGAAGCTCAGCAGAACGCCCGGAAACTCATCACTGAAGGCCTCGCAAAACACCAAggccccatcaccatgaaTCTTCTCCATGGACAAAAAATCATCCTACCAGCTTCGTCAGCTAGTTGGGTGAAATCCAACAAGGATCTCGATCACAAGCAGCTTGTCAAGGACGACTACTTCGCCGGTGTTCCCGGATTTGAGGCCCAGTCTGTGCTGCATGGAGATGACGAAACTGTCAAGCGCCTCATCACGACTAAAATGGGCCAAAACGACAGCACGATGGGTGCAATGAATGACAGTCTTGCACGCGCCTTCCGGGTCCATTGGGGTGAGGATAAAGAGTGGCATTCCATCAACTGGCATGGAGACACAATGGGCATCATCGCCCGTGCGGCATCGTCGGTTTTCGTGGGTCCCGAGCTGGGCGATGATCCCACTTGGCTGTGTCTTATTCAGGGTTATGTGATGTCCTACTTCATGGCTGTGTACGACTTGCATGCGTACCCGCCTTGGTCGAGGTCCATTGTTCATTGGTTTCTTCCCAATGCCAAAGCCTGCCGGAGTATGGTGCCCCAAGCGCGCGCCATTGTCAATGGGGTCCTTCGGAAACGACAAGAAGAGACAGAGCGGGCGATGAAGGAAGGAAGCAGTGCACCGGAGTACAATGATGCAATTGCATGGGCTCAGGCTTCCTCGAACGGAAAGATTGAACCAGGAGACCTGCAACTCTCTTTGGCCATGGCCGCTCTCTTCACCACAACGGAGTTGTTCCGGACGATTTTGATTGACACTGTCCGTCACCCAGAGCTGGTTGAGCCACTCAGAGAGGAGGTTTCGGAACAAATCTCGAAACACGGAATCTCGCTGGCTGCTACGAACAACATGCTGTTGCTTGACAGCTTCATGAAGGAGTCGCAGAGGTTGAGCGCCGGCTTAGGTTTGTACTCCTGCTGTCATTCCCATTACCGAAAGCTAACCTCTGTATGCAGTCGTCCTCGAACGTGCAGTGCTCAGAGACACAGCCCTCCCA comes from the Podospora pseudocomata strain CBS 415.72m chromosome 5, whole genome shotgun sequence genome and includes:
- a CDS encoding hypothetical protein (EggNog:ENOG503P06J; COG:Q), whose amino-acid sequence is MLTQLFIWTAVAILVGAFLLRPKRTPFPIVNKYPYDFLRRRAACEAQQNARKLITEGLAKHQGPITMNLLHGQKIILPASSASWVKSNKDLDHKQLVKDDYFAGVPGFEAQSVLHGDDETVKRLITTKMGQNDSTMGAMNDSLARAFRVHWGEDKEWHSINWHGDTMGIIARAASSVFVGPELGDDPTWLCLIQGYVMSYFMAVYDLHAYPPWSRSIVHWFLPNAKACRSMVPQARAIVNGVLRKRQEETERAMKEGSSAPEYNDAIAWAQASSNGKIEPGDLQLSLAMAALFTTTELFRTILIDTVRHPELVEPLREEVSEQISKHGISLAATNNMLLLDSFMKESQRLSAGLVVLERAVLRDTALPDGRILPRGSQIVVDSTNICDPSFYPNPDQFDGYRFLRKREAGDTTSQFVQSSEDFYVFGGGRHVCPGRFFASIELKLALAHILLKYDMRFAEGCDPKPMMNGLYAMVDPTVQLEVRRRRDGAVVNNLGEKL